In the Helianthus annuus cultivar XRQ/B chromosome 11, HanXRQr2.0-SUNRISE, whole genome shotgun sequence genome, one interval contains:
- the LOC110889734 gene encoding monosaccharide-sensing protein 1-like has translation MTRFTSVCSIYAQMMDPIVTLFGSVHEKQNETGSMIFPNFGSMFHGDQHKPDNWDVESNHENGNLSVDETNDNVKTPLLSLNSTSVDKDMIAPVSRSMLNTVQPSESNSVIGIGGGWQLAYTKTEDGKKAGGLQRIYLHQEGGAESRRGSIASLPVADDGDGVRASALVSRSVLCLDNTMGQNPIQSGLIKPQPSTKDVRSWADLSKLVLNKH, from the exons ATGACCAG ATTCACTTCAGTATGTTCCATCTATGCACAAATGATGGATCCAATAGTGACTCTATTCGGAAGTGTTCACGAGAAACAGAACGAAACCGGAAGCATGATCTTCCCAAATTTCGGAAGCATGTTTCATGGCGATCAGCATAAACCCGATAACTGGGATGTAGAGAGTAATCACGAAAATGGGAACTTATCCGTGGACGAAACTAATGATAATGTAAAAACCCCGTTGCTATCGCTTAATTCAACTAGTGTAGATAAAGACATGATTGCTCCGGTTTCTAGGAGTATGTTAAACACAGTTCAGCCTAGCGAGTCGAACAGTGTGATAGGgattggtggtgggtggcagttGGCGTATACGAAGACCGAAGACGGGAAGAAAGCGGGCGGGTTGCAGCGGATTTACTTGCACCAGGAGGGTGGTGCAGAATCCAGACGCGGGTCCATTGCTTCACTCCCGGTTGCAGACGACGGTGACGGGGTTCGGGCCTCGGCTCTTGTTAGTAGATCAGTTCTTTGTTTAGATAATACGATGGGTCAGAACCCGATTCAGTCGGGTCTGATCAAGCCGCAACCGTCTACTAAAGATGTGAGGAGTTGGGCTGATCTTTCCAAGCTGGTATTAAACAAGCATTGA
- the LOC110900686 gene encoding uncharacterized protein LOC110900686: METNMGDAEKENLQQLFEDEEKTLYTGSKFTKLDAVLKLLNLKSKNGWSDKSFTNLLVLLHDMLPEDNELPVSTYQAKKLTCPMGLEVERIHACPNNCILYRKQYANEHKCVKCGASRYKRLKDSDDADDDVKKNGPPAKMLWYLPIIPRLKRLFSNEKEAKLLRWHSDERVIDQKLRHVADSPQWRTIDNKYPEFGKETRNIRFGLSSDGMNPFGNMSSRRSTWPVLLCIYNLPPWLCMKRKYIMMSLLIQGPRQPGNDIDVYLSPLIDDLKTLWDSGVEVYDAYKKEHFQLHAMIFCTINDFPAYGNLSGYSTKGKKACPVCEDETSSTWLKNCNKTVYMGHRRFLPKGHSFRKKREEFNGEIETGTMRTRFDAFSRVENLNTVLGKRSRDKSGINWKRKSIFWDLPYWRDLNVRHCLDVMHIEKNVCDSLIGLLLNIPGKTKDGINVRKDMVLLNIRKDLAPEQRGDRIYLPPACYNTTKEEKRQFCQCLHDIKVPSTYSSNIKRLVSMKDCKLLGMKSHDCHVLMTHMIPIAIRGLLPDNVRHTITKLCLFFNNIHSKVIDKEDLDKWQKDIYVTLCELEMYFPPSFFDVMVHLISNIVQEIKACGPVFLRYMYPFERYMGYLKGFVKNRNRPEGSIIEGYTSEEAVEFCQGYMEGVDSVGVPVTRHSGRLLGQAVIGIKTTMPQRKDVQDAHLVVLKHMTCLAPYVNEHMEMLRLTHPGKDDLWYINTQNKELSKWMEMKVTKTDVDDTVKRLGQGPDCRVITSQGYDINGYTFYTSDQDKKSVVQNSGVTITASTTEFSRGRHDTMMNIAKNSYYGVIQEIWELDYHDFTIPLFKCKWVNNSTGVQVDKYGFTLVDLTTDGYKSEPFVLAKHVTQVFFVNDPSKPRYHIVLQGKRRILGIDNVINEDEYDHFDDLPPFSVGIEPSNYDNIKHTKYLRDDTDGIYVD, translated from the exons ATGGAGACTAATATGGGTGATGCCGAAAAAGAAAATCTACAACAACTAtttgaagatgaagaaaaaacaTTATATACCGGTTCTAAATTTACGAAACTTGATGCTGTGTTGAAGTTGTTGAACTTGAAGTCGAAAAACGGATGGAGCGATaaaagtttcacaaatttattaGTGCTTTTGCATGACATGCTTCCGGAAGACAATGAATTACCAGTTTCGACATACCAAGCAAAAAAGTTGACATGTCCGATGGGATTGGAAGTTGAAAGAATACATGCATGTCCAAATAATTGTATATTGTATAGAAAGCAGTATGCAAATGAACATAAATGTGTTAAGTGTGGTGCATCCAGGTATAAACGACTAAAAGATTCGGACGACGCTGATGATGATGTGAAAAAAAATGGACCACCAGCTAAAATGTTGTGGTATCTCCCCATTATACCGAGGTTGAAAAGGTTATTTTCAAACGAAAAAGAAGCAAAATTATTACGTTGGCATTCAGATGAACGTGTAATTGACCAAAAACTAAGACATGTGGCGGATTCACCTCAGTGGAGAACCATTGATAACAAGTATCCTGAATTCGGGAAGGAGACGAGAAACATACGGTTTGGGCTTAGTTCAGACGGGATGAATCCTTTCGGGAACATGAGCAGTCGTCGTAGTACGTGGCCGGTTCTTTTATGCATCTACAATCTTCCACCGTGGTTATGCATGAAACGGAAATACATTATGATGTCGTTGTTGATTCAAGGTCCTAGACAGCCAGGTAATGATATTGATGTGTATTTGTCTCCTTTAATTGATGACTTAAAAACTCTTTGGGATTCGGGTGTAGAAGTATATGATGCCTATAAGAAAGAACACTTTCAATTGCATGCCATGATTTTCTGTACAATAAATGATTTTCCAGCATACGGAAACTTGTCAGGATATAGTACCAAGGGTAAGAAAGcttgtcctgtttgtgaagatgAAACAAGCTCAACATGGTTAAAAAATTGCAATAAAACTGTATACATGGGGCATCGAAGATTCCTTCCGAAGGGTCATAGTTTTAGGAAGAAAAGAGAGGAGTTTAACGGAGAGATCGAGACCGGAACGATGAGAACACGGTTCGATGCATTTTCACGAGTTGAAAATCTAAATACTGTGTTGGGAAAAAGATCTCGTGATAAGAGTGGAATCAACTGGAAAAGAAAATCAATCTTTTGGGATTTACCTTATTGGAGAGATTTAAATGTTAGGCATTGTCTAGATGTTATGCACATAGAAAAAAATGTATGTGATAGCTTGATAGGCTTATTATTAAATATTCCGGGTAAAACTAAAGACGGGATTAATGTCCGAAAAGACATGGTACTTTTGAATATACGTAAAGATCTTGCCCCAGAACAAAGGGGCGACCGTATTTATCTGCCACCTGCTTGTTATAAcacaacaaaagaagaaaaaaggcAGTTCTGTCAATGTTTGCATGATATTAAGGTTCCATCAACTTATTCTTCAAACATTAAAAGATTGGTGTCGATGAAAGATTGTAAATTGCTTGGAATGAAGTCTCATGATTGCCATGTTTTGATGACACATATGATTCCTATCGCGATTCGTGGATTGTTACCGGATAACGTCCGACATACGATCACAaaactttgtttgttttttaacaacATTCACTCAAAGGTTATTGACAAAGAAGACTTGGATAAATGGCAAAAAGATATTTATGTTACCCTTTGTGAACTAGAGATGTACTTCCCACCATCATTTTTTGATGTAATGGTTCACCTGATATCTAATATCGTACAAGAGATTAAAGCTTGTGGTCCGGTATTCCTACGGTACATGTACCCTTTTGAAAGATACATGGGTTACctaaaaggttttgtaaaaaaccGTAATCGACCAGAGGGCAGTATTATTGAAGGGTATACTTCTGAAGAGGCGGTTGAGTTCTGTCAAG GCTATATGGAGGGTGTCGACAGTGTTGGTGTTCCAGTAACTCGTCATTCGGGCCGGCTTCTGGGTCAGGCAGTAATTGGTATCAAAACAACCATGCCACAACGAAAAGACGTGCAAGATGCACATTTAGTGGTCCTAAAACACATGACATGCCTTGCTCCATATGTTAATGAACACATGGAGATGTTACGGTTGACACACCCGGGCAAGGATGATTTATGGTACATAAACACTCAAAACAAAGAGTTATCGAAGTGGATGGAAATGAAGGTAACCAAAACAGATGTTGATGATACTGTGAAAAGGCTTGGGCAGGGTCCAGACTGTAGAGTTATAACTTCCCAGGGGTACGACATTAACGGTTATACTTTTTACACCAGTGATCAAGATAAAAAAAGTGTTGTGCAAAACAGTGGAGTTACTATAACAGCATCAACGACCGAGTTCAGCAGAGGGCGCCACGATACAATGATGAATATCGCCAAAAATTCTTATTATGGTGTTATACAGGAAATTTGGGAATTGGACTATCATGATTTCACTATTCCTTTGTTCAAATGTAAGTGGGTGAACAACAGTACAGGTGTTCAAGTTGACAAATATGGTTTTACACTTGTCGACCTTACCACTGATGGCTATAAATCTGAGCCATTTGTTTTGGCAAAGCATGTCACACAAGTTTTCTTTGTCAATGACCCAAGCAAACCAAGATACCACATTGTCTTGCAAGGTAAACGCCGTATTCTTGGTATTGATAATGTCATTAACGAGGATGAATATGACCACTTTGATGATCTACCACCATTTTCGGTCGGTATTGAACCAAGTAATTACGACAACATTAAGCACACCAAATACCTACGTGATGACACCGATGGGATTTACGTTGATTAA
- the LOC110900687 gene encoding uncharacterized protein LOC110900687, which translates to MARKQSQEDTRELGKDTKKAKRGRGIACFSKKIPEHRRHIYFDRNNKPYGDLLSRVRSWYGMMVQHIFPVHIQMEDQEDEYFDRLWLETKKYWKITTDEPREYMRSWAIRLGTNFRSRLVRDYVKEGLNACDTYPFINGDHWDEFVEIKTSKKFLERSKKAKASAAMNKHVPHTGRGGWDLIEKKKHIILPQLESVYKEIRSIQNSRSKLYLAGRAKYNIETQLYELEDDAYLEARNLLEKEQEMMADGSYYKNKSDPLVQVLGPEHPGRARTVSGFIGHTRVHGGLYKNVSQDSIPLVDTRPTFCGSSYGSNGRVHYPPIMSHTECELLMNMADRLETVAYGMAWPSMSTMIDSSPISEGCVKVEVDDIVDKHKKSEVYSVTKTSEIKLVEDLVLRYVQWPRYAIKLKNEGRQSMSPNAPIVNSRRGSQSHRGASPLVADSIIHDDDTRMTPAYHPCLQMIGEDDHQLPSQLQIEDQDLFKDGFVNMLQQQTVTNAPIQVSEPVRVPEPVPETVPEPVPAPKPVSVPKPKKVRKSKLVPKPVSVPVPKPVLATVPKPKLEPHIKLITGSQGETWEDPKLNSIKQNLRNKTGLIRDVVDKLDKLVKHRTHIRTSSPQGMYPISVQYLIPYSELLNLFLRRWLDISVIHSFSMYFFLSPNSRCAFFDPYKICGAKCESDPDDVIKHIKEVYEHHEDKRYFLAPYHDNDHWKLLIFEPTTSSAFIVDSIKKGKSEESYLISKLIPSGFERTFTWTVINCYQQPGSWECGYMLIKHMWEFVETIQHDFINRKWNTQEKTSGEEIESMVVDLMERWIKEVFGIRT; encoded by the exons ATGGCAAGAAAACAATCTCAAGAAGATACCCGAGAACTAGGAAAAGATACAAAGAAAGCAAAACGCGGACGTGGGATTGCTTGTTTCTCAAAGAAGATACCCGAGCACAGGAGGCATATATATTTTGATAGAAATAACAAACCATATGGTGACCTGCTTTCAAGAGTGAGGTCATGGTATGGGATGATGGTTCAACATATCTTCCCAGTTCATATTCAGATGGAAGACCAGGAGGACGAATACTTTGATCGTCTATGGTTGGAGACTAAG AAATATTGGAAGATTACTACCGATGAACCTAGAGAGTATATGAGGAGTTGGGCTATAAGACTTGGCACCAACTTTAGATCTCGACTTGTTAGAGATTATGTAAAGGAAGGACTAAATGCTTGTGACACATATCCATTTATTAATGGTGATCATTGGGATGAATTTGTTGAAATAAAGACTAGCAAGAAATTTCTg GAACGAAGCAAGAAAGCAAAAGCTAGTGCTGCCATGAACAAACACGTGCCCCATACGGGACGAGGCGGGTGGGATCTTATTGAAAAAAAGAAACATATTATATTGCCTCAACTGGAATCAGTATACAAAGAAATTAGAAGTATTCAAAACTCACGTTCAAAGTTGTATTTAGCCGGTAGAGCCAAATATAACATAGAAACCCAGTTGTATGAACTTGAAGATGATGCATATTTGGAGGCTCGTAATTTG CTTGAAAAGGAACAAGAGATGATGGCAGATGGaagttattataaaaataaatcagACCCGCTAGTTCAAGTTCTTGGACCTGAGCACCCCGGACGAGCACGAACAGTATCCGGGTTTATAG GTCATACTAGGGTTCATGGAGGTCTATATAAAAATGTGAGCCAAGACTCGATACCACTAGTAGACACGAGGCCAACCTTTTGTGGCTCTAGCTATGGGTCTAATGGACGAGTCCACTATCCACCAATCATG AGTCACACCGAATGTGAGTTGTTAATGAATATGGCTGATAGGTTAGAGACGGTGGCTTATGGTATGGCATGGCCTAGCATGTCAACGATGATAGATTCTAGCCCAATATCCGAGGGTTGTGTCAAGGTGGAAGTGGATGATATTGTTGATAAACATAAGAAGTCGGAAGTTTATTCAGTCACCAAAACAAGTGAAATTAAATTGGTTGAAGATTTGGTTCTTCGATATGTTCAATGGCCAAGATATGCAATAAAG CTTAAGAATGAAGGAAGACAAAGCATGTCACCTAACGCCCCCATTGTGAACTCGAGGCGTGGGTCACAGAGTCATAGAGGCGCCTCACCATTGGTAGCCGACTCAATAATACATGATGATGACACCAGAATGACTCCAGCTTATCATCCATGCTTACAAATG ATTGGCGAAGACGATCACCAACTTCCAAGTCAACTTCAAATCGAAGATCAAGATCTTTTTAAAGATGGTTTTGTAAATATG TTGCAGCAACAAACTGTTACAAATGCTCCCATACAGGTATCCGAACCTGTAAGGGTACCCGAACCTGTACCCGAAACTGTACCCGAACCTGTACCAGCACCCAAACCTGTATCCGTACCCAAACCCAAAAAAGTACGCAAATCCAAACTTGTACCCAAACCCGTATCGGTACCCGTACCTAAACCCGTACTCGCAACTGTACCCAAACCCAAACTCGAACCACATATAAAACTCATAACCGGTTCTCAAGGCGAAACATGGGAGGATCCTAAGTTGAATTCGATCAAGCAGAATTTACGAAACAAAACCGGTCTCATTCGAGACGTAGTTGATAAATTAGACAAACTCGTTAAGCACCGCACTCACATTCGTACTTCTTCACCGCAAGGGATGTATCCCATATCGGTTCAATATCTAATCCCATATTCGGAATTGTTAAACTTATTTCTAAGGCGGTGGCTTGATATTAGCGTAATACATTCGTTTTCCAT gTATTTTTTTCTGTCTCCCAATTCCCGGTGTGCATTTTTTGATCCGTACAAAATTTGTGGTGCAAAATGCGAAAGTGATCCGGATGATGTGATAAAACACATCAAAGAGGTATACGAGCATCATGAAGACAAAAGATATTTTCTTGCACCTTATCATGACAA cgaTCACTGGAAGCTTTTAATATTTGAACCAACCACTTCAAGCGCATTCATTGTTGATTCAATAAAAAAGGGAAAGTCGGAGGAAAGTTACCTCATTTCAAAGCTAATTCCCAGTGGTTTCGAGAGAACTTTTACATGGACAGTTATCAAT TGCTACCAACAACCGGGCTCATGGGAATGCGGTTATATGTTGATAAAACACATGTGGGAGTTTGTTGAGACAATTCAACATGACTTTATTAATCGT AAATGGAATACACAAGAGAAGACTTCGGGTGAGGAAATTGAATCTATGGTCGTAGACTTGATGGAGCGTTGGATTAAGGAGGTGTTTGGGATTCGGACATGA